AAAGCCGAATTtctaattgaaaataaattgaaattgtaagtacctacctataaattataatcctctcagattaaaaaaaagcggaaGGAACAAAACGTAGGTTGTATCTACCTAGTTAAATACCATGCAGTAACCCACTTTGTTGTTATAGTGTCGAGCTGTGTTAATTTTATTTCGTGCCTCTTCCTCAAATTAGACTGCAAAGTTGCAAACATTTACCCCATGGCGAAGAAGTTAAACTCTTTAATTTTGATCGTACTCACATCCCAGAAAGTCTCAAGCGAATTGCCGAATTCCTGCCAAGGTTTGGTTTTCAGGCAATCGACGATGGCGCGCGACGAGTTGGTGGGACAGTTCAGAAAACGCGCCTGCTTCTGCGCCAAGTCTAGCTGGTGCGACGGTAGTGGTTCCTTGCCCATGGGTGACCAGGACATCGCAATTCCTCGATGAAATAGGTCTGTAATACaatcattaatatttattccAATCCACTAGAGAAAATAGATACTTACCAGAAACTGAAACCAATTCTTAGGGAATTACAGAACTTCAAAAAGGCACACCTTTGAGTTTTTGGCCAGTACACTGACAGGAACTAACCTTTAGACATGGGCGAAATCATGTGCAAAACCACGCTAGATGAGCCAGCGCTGCATCCCGTTATGGTAACTTTGCCCGGGTCGCCGCCAAATGCCGCCACGTTGCGCTGCACCCAGCGCAGCGCTGACACCTGGTCCTTAAAGCCGTTGTTGCCAGGTGCCACGGAATCACCAGTGCTCAAAAAACCTGGGAAAAGAAATGTGAGCCATGAACTGTTGGAAGCGGAAAGTCTAAAGAGAAAAGGATGTCTAAAAATAAAGGCTATAAAAGGAGACACTGTACGTACTTATTAGGACACACATTAAAAGAGATGACAGAAAAATACGTCAATATTTACCAAGTGAGGCCAGTCTGTAGTTGATTACGACAAGTACTAGATCTCTGTCCATCAGGTAGTGGGGGCCCAAGAGGTCAGAGCGACCCGAAAATGAGTAGTAACCGCCAGGGTGAATGAATACAACCACCGGCAGCTTACGCGAGCTAGACAGGTAAATACATGTTATAGTTTTACCAGACATTTTGTAAACATTATTCATAAGAAAAGATGTTAATTATACCAAAAGTGATTCATCTCTATTTACTAAAAAGTTACCTGTTATTATGGGGAGTGTAGACATTGATGCGGAGACAGTCTTCGTCGACATAATAATACTCGCCGGGGGCAACGGGCTCCGGGCAGCCCGGGCCCTCCTTGCTCGCGTCCACCTCAGATGTATACTTCTCCATGTCTACTGGAGGCTGAAAATATCATATATatcctaaattaataaaaatgtgtagACCTAACAACCTCTATAACACCACGGGACGATGCGCCGCTGCTTGCGTAATCTAATAGATTTTGGACTCTTCAGGCAATTTTTATAGATACATATTTTATCTTAAAAGGTGATGCGAGTACATATCGTGATCGCTGAACCAGCTCTTCTTTCCACGCTATGTCAAAAAACTTAGGTATCCCTTGTCCCAGTGTTAGAAAGCTATATAGAGCAGAACAAACTTGGAATCGTAGCTCTCCTACGGGAGGTTGCGCGTAGCGAATGCCGCGGTAGGCCTGGAAGCGACGCCCGAGCCGCGAGTCCATCCACGAGCCGCGGATCGCGCCCGCCGGCGTCACGGTCACGGGGCCGGAGGCCGACAGAACTGCATGTGCAGGCTTAGGGCCGGTCTCAAGCGTTGTTGATTTTGTTATCGCATGGCCTGAAAATGTTTTACTTTTATAGTGGTTAAAACCAACATTAGATGAACAATTTTTATTGTTGTTTCTGAAAATAGGTACCTCACTTTCTTGACTTAGAAGCAAAGAGTTAGTAATAGTTAATGAGGTCTAAAAAAGTTTCGTGCTTCAATTTTGATAGGTAAATTCAATAAGTAAGTTACTTACCATAAATGCGAATAATGTAAATTATCTCTACCACTTAGGTAATGCAATTTAACAACTGCCTAATTCAAAgatttaagtaagtaggtagatatAAGTCGTACTGTCGAAATACACACAATATCTAAACCTAAAAGTCATAATTACCGGTATCTACATGGTTGTGGTGCTGCTGTGCGGCCAAAGCGCACGCCGCGACAGCCAATAGCAGCAGAAGCTTGATCATGCTTCAGTAAACCTTCATGTACTTATTGcagttacgagtaggtaattaATGTTGTTTATGATGTAATTATTGTGGTTCTCGCTCAGCGGCGTTGACCTGACTGGATTCGATGACTGTGCGTTCGCTTTATAGGGCTCTTGAAGATCTGTGAGAAATATATGCAAGAACGTCAGTAATTCTATACTTTAAGTTACTTACAGTTTCAAAATATACAGAAACAATAGGATGGAATATgaatataaagtttaaaatgaaAGGACAAGAGAGAGACTAGACGATACCTTTTTTGGatacgtacagtcacctgcaatattatgttacaaaacgaaggccgcaaaaatatctgacacgatcttatttgtagagccataagagcgtgtcacatatttttgcggccttcgaagagtaacatattattacaggtgactgtacctaaatatgTAGAAGTTGTATAACCtacttaggtatttacttaTGTCTATATGTATTTAGCACAATGGTGATAAATAACAAGGtggtaaacaaaaaaaaaagatggaCCTGTTTTGTTAAAACGAATATTTTTCCACAATATTTTCCTGTTTTTGTCATTGAAAGCCAGTTGCTGCCGCCGTCGGTCTGATAACAGCGATATATTATGATGTAAGAACTGTAGTGAACACTTTATCAGTAGGTTAAAGACCCGATAACCTCAAGGTTCAAAGTCACTCAGGTATCTTTTGTCTGTAAAGTAAGAAAATTCGGTGCCTAAATATTCGACATCTACCTCTAAATATCACCAGATGTCATCTGGCACGTAGCGGCCAAGATCCAGGTGTACAGGTCGGCTGCTGCAAAATAGCAAATGTGAAGAAACTTCTAAATGGGGGCACAGCACGGAACTGACTTTAGGTGCAATACAAACACGCTACTTAACTATACTTTAAGAATATAGAGCCGCACAATTTCGTCCGAGCCGAGCCGTTTACTTGTGATTACAAACCAACCGGCTGTAAAGATTACCAGCCGGCTGGTTTGTTGTTGTTGATAACTCATAGCAGGAAAACGATGCTCTGAGCAAGGGGATCCCCGAGACCATAATAGGTAATGGAGCAACTTGAACGCTAGTCACGtatatttactttattgtaACGCTAAACGTGTCAGGTTTTTTCTTACAAATTAAATACATCATTTGACCACTGATACATTCAGAGAATATGCTGtattatatttatgattttagttattaaatatgaaattatcCTTTTAAACCTTCCAATGATTTAACCGCTTTCTAGATTTTACTAACACATGAAGTAACTCTGAGTAAGTTAAGTACCATGCCAGCCGGTTAATCAAAGAATACCTACTAGTGTCCATCCATCATCCATGCTATGCTAAGTCACCCGCCAAGTCTTAAGAACTAATTTAAGGGCACAAGCTTTGGCACAAGTGTGGTGCAAGCAAACTTAGCTATTATTATAGGCTTTGTTATTTGTACGctaaggggctgttcataaattacgtcgtctatttttgacgaatttgtaccccccccccccctcccttaaaatcatccaaaaaaatcatgcttcaaaTGACCCCgcttcctcctacgtcatgctaccatcatccgatgtccagacccccacCCCCCTATTTGacatgacgtaatttatgaatagcccctaatacaattatttattttgaaaaactaCTACTTAGAGGTGACCTATGGCAATTATGGGTTTTCTATCACTTTATTGTTACCTCGTGGTCACTTTATTGCtaccttttgttaaaaaaatctgGGTATAGATACGCTCATTTGATTCACATACGAAGTAAGTATAAATGTTTCATTCAGAACCATTGAGATACTCGTacacttgtattttttattgtacagtTACGACCACCAGTCAGGTTCACGCAGCTGAATGAGCGACACCGTTTGAAGAAACGGGTACCTTTTCTAAATTAAAGTTTGCTAAATTCTAAACTAAGTGAGGTAGCAGTATGATGAAGGTACTGCTGCTGCTGTGTGCTGTAGCGTCGGGTGCGCTGGCCGACCACCTCCATCACCCAGGTTAATTATCTTATATTACCAATTTTATAGTGCAGCTTCACGAAATCAAAGCAACCTTCAAAATTCGGGATTCAGGGTTAAAAATCGGGactcttaataaatacttatgtaGGGGGCAAGTGCTGTACCTGTGGACGGTTATACTTTTGGACTAGTTTGGACACTGCTGGTATTTAAAGAACTACTTACGATAGACacagtgtaggtaggtatttgaaaaaaaacaagcaacaacggttgcactccgggagttccgatagaagtgaaaactcacctcactatgttaccgacacccggtaacacgatacatacgtttagtggaggtattctatttatttaagtattatatattattatcattctcaaataagatcacactttttcattgacatgtttatttacatactgccatgacaacgtcaaattatttgaacatagggtgccttacggggcttacggtcacgtgatcgccttacgccccttacggtcacgtgatcgactgtctcgagtttatcattttttccccacctcaaaaagtgcccagcgccgctaaagaagttttcacttcaaaaatattttttcttatattACGAGTACTAACACTAGTTATTCACCACATTTATAATTGTACAGGAATAATATTATTCGGCTCTGAAAAAATATGCCAATAAGTAAACTTTTATCCTCataatataaatgtttttttgtgaATTCGATAAATGATACAAAAGCACACAATAATGTTCAGGTTTCATTGTTGTTGTTTTCGCATTTCGCCAGGTGTTTTAATGATGACTATAGTATGAAAGGAGGTAGAATAAATATTTagagtcagctgcagagaaaacaATTTCAATTGCAATATTTACACAATAAATTGCCATTTCGAAATTAAAATAAGCACTTAAttctatataaatatgtaggtactcgtatgatgagtttacaataatttacaaaacaagtttctataaaaaaaagaatattaattatatagagATAGATAATTTATGATTTCAATAGTTTATGATTTATTAACAAAATAAGGACGAAATCTGGAAAATGTCCACAGCACTTGCCCCTACCTGCTTATTTGTTTGAGGGATTTGTAatcaagaaaataaataaatataagtatagaTCATAGAATTCATAGATCCTATacgctaaataaaattaaaaaaaaaaacaattgttcGATACTAATAGAAAAAAGccgcttattattttattaggtatggtggttattaattaaaattcggGACAATGTTACGTCCCGAATCTGATTCTCAAAAATTTAGTATGTGTCTAAAATAAATACCGAAAAAGTCGGGATGTCTGGTTGGTACTTAATTCTTTTGGCACAAAATATTTTGAGCTTTGAAAGATAATTTTACTATTGTAACAATTTTACATCGACTCACCAAGACTCTACCTTCACAGGTGTACCTACACACAACACATTTCTTACTACTAGCCAAGCATGGATTTGTTatttaaacacttttaaattattgtttttcataaatgacagttaaccttttcgacgccgtgtcaaacacaaaagctgtctcgcagacgccacgtcaccgaagtgtcaaaactgaaactgaactttatgcatatgcacctaggtctatgttgctctgtggtctatgaccgtttagtacgtctttggcgttggacctgcggtgcgtatagggtaagtaatagaacgtatacaaacctataatagattgctcagaatatataaattcaattagtataattttgaatggcataacgtgcaataagtataaagtgcgatacgtataacaatgaattctataattttattatgtataatgaactttacatataatatcgtttatgataagtatatacatacgtacctacataaaacaaACGGTTAGGTtagaccagcggttctcaatcttttttttgacggaacccttttggaaagcgaaatacttgatggaaccctacaataaaacaatagtttttagaagtgtatttttgaagtgaaaacttctttagcggcgctgggcactttttgaggtggggaaaaaatgataaactcgagacagcgtcgcggcgatcacgtgCTGACCGTAAGGACCgaaagccggcttcccacggcccgtgtttattacaggccaggccggatcgcgccacgcctgtggatgcctgtgcggttgattaagccggcttcccacggcccgttttttcacagatctgaccgcgcctctacaggccgacagatcgtgggaacggtcgcatccgacgaggcctgtgcgctgtcccaggtgaaatgaaccgacgcagacgcgcccctacaggcaccgtcgcgccgcgccgcgacgcgcctttgaagttaccgactcccgacggatcggacgggtgacgacaggcctcgtcggatgcgaccgttcccacgatcttcggcctgtagaggcgcggtcagatctgtgaaaaaacgggccgtgggaagccggcttaggCGCGGAGGTGGACAGCCTCGCGCGCCGCGGTAGGGTGCCGCGCTTCAATAGGataggtttggttaggttaggttaatttagatggcatttaaatcaataaagaaaaactcaatgttatttgacatttatgttgcggattcCTTTtcgagactctttacctatgttcaaataatttgacgttgtcatggcaggttgtaaataaacatgtcaatgagaAAGAGTGATATTATTtgagaattataataatatataataaataaatagaatacctccgctaaacgtatgtatcgtgttaccgggcgtcggtaacataatgaggtgagttttcacttctatcggcactcccggagtgcaaccgttgttgcttgttttattaataatcataattctaaattcttgcggaacccctgcaggggaacacactttgagaatggctgggtTAGACAAATGACAAATGGCAATGGTAAATTATAAGAGTTCCTAATACGACTTTTTGACTAGAGCAACTTGAAATTCAAACAAACCCTAACAAACCTTTTTTTAGAGCTTTGCAATTTTTACAGCTCACGCAAGTTGCCAGTGGTAGTGTTCATCCATCCGGGTGGGTTCTACTCGTTCGCGGGCCGCTCCGATCTCTTCGGCCCGCACTACCTACTAGATCGCGACCTGGTGCTTGTCACTCTCAACTATCGCCTTGCGTCTCTTGGTAAGGATAATTGTACTTATTGTAGTAACGAACTAAGTATCAACCCGTGTCCAACTAAAGTGCCCGTTGCGACCTGCAGTTTACAACCAATCTCTGTCGACCATCATCGGTATACCTACCGAATTTTTAATGGATCAAGATGAATGATGTTAATAACATTCCGTGATCAAATTCGATTCTCAGTTAATATGTACATACTTGTAAGTATATAACGTGTCTCGCTATCACGCAATTTCCTTTCTTTTCCCAGGTTTCTTGGCTACTGGCGACGCAGTAGCGCCCGGTAACAACGGCTACAAGGACCAAGTGTCGGCGCTTCGTTGGGTGAAACGAAATATTGCTGCGTTCGGCGGTGACCCGGGAAAAGTCACCATCGCTGGGTGCAGTGCTGGATCTAGAAGCGTCATACTGCATATGATATCGCCGATGTCTAAAGGCAGgatgtaatttatttaacacTTTATATACCCATTTCCATTTTGagcctttttaacccccgacacaAATAGAGGTGTGTTAttgttatatgtttgacgccaatgcctgtctgtctgtcgtaTCTATCTATGGCATCCTAATTCTccaacggatggaccgatttcgatgcggttttttaagtgaaaacgaGTTTTCTTGCGATGGTTCTTAGGTATGTATGATAGATATCAATCCAGCAGTTTGacgagtatcagctcttttccaaaatgatgtaggtaaggcatttttggcataaaatggaTTTTTTAGCGTAggagtatttttttaatgttatatttatatttgttctTATAAATTTTCACAAGGTTTCCTGAAAAAGTTATTTTGCGTTCAGGCTTGTTTCACCGTGGCATCGCGATGTCAGGCTCCCCAGTAGGGAAGGCAGCCGTGCCGCCGCACCAGCTCGACCTGGCGCAGAAGCAGGCTGCCCTACTGAACTGCCCCACCAACTCCTCGCGCGCCATCGTCGACTGCCTTAAGACCAAGACCTGGCAGGAGATTGGCAATTCGCTGAACGGCTTCTGGACAGGTGTAAGTTTctggtaaaataatttaaagtctTGTTTAATGTGCAGCCAGctgagtttttgaaaaatagtagctctttttaacaagcttttattaggtcgacctgtatgtaactatgtaatgaaatctaaggtaactaatttaaccatcttccaaggatcgtagcgtcatgaaaattggcagctgtatgtagttctgatgacaatacaataatatggtactgtcgaactgatctgatgatggagacaggaggtggccataggaactctcgacctgtatgtaactaacatgtaatggaatctccaaggatcgtagcgtcatgaaaattggcagctgtatgtagttctgatgacaatacaatattatggcactgtcgaactgatctgatgatggagacaggaggtggccataggatctctgtgatgaaacaacgcaacctaattgtgttaggggtttttagaattgtctcgatgagtattagttgtctgtcgtaagaaaagtacagtcagcgataaaagcttgtaccaaaaattaaatttttgccaaaaacttttattttatacataatataatacgaTTGCTAAAAATAAGAATTAAACAACTTTCtctccatatttaaaaatagGTCTAAAACGCACCACTAAACATTTGTAGCTATTCTTGCACAAAAGCTGACATAAAAATTGCTTCTAAAGATGCGTGATTTGACTTTGATCGAACTCATCATTTCGTTCTTTTTTACTACTTAACTAACAATAACAGTTCAATAACAATAGTATCCGTGATCCCCGGCACGCACAGCCGTCCGCTCA
The sequence above is a segment of the Cydia amplana chromosome 2, ilCydAmpl1.1, whole genome shotgun sequence genome. Coding sequences within it:
- the LOC134659030 gene encoding juvenile hormone esterase-like, with the protein product MIKLLLLLAVAACALAAQQHHNHVDTGHAITKSTTLETGPKPAHAVLSASGPVTVTPAGAIRGSWMDSRLGRRFQAYRGIRYAQPPVGELRFQPPVDMEKYTSEVDASKEGPGCPEPVAPGEYYYVDEDCLRINVYTPHNNSSRKLPVVVFIHPGGYYSFSGRSDLLGPHYLMDRDLVLVVINYRLASLGFLSTGDSVAPGNNGFKDQVSALRWVQRNVAAFGGDPGKVTITGCSAGSSSVVLHMISPMSKDLFHRGIAMSWSPMGKEPLPSHQLDLAQKQARFLNCPTNSSRAIVDCLKTKPWQEFGNSLETFWDKFGFGYDPISFWTPVVEPDVGQPRFLSVQPDEAVRRGHFNAVPLLVSQTEDEFFWKAFYVTRNKTLRERMNAEWEKVAPLSFNLPEKNSAAASRRLKEVYMGGKPIEDTPESNKALGKLYGDSWIGLNAHRLANLMCRHSPQPVWYSVFSYIGNNSFYEDPVTGKPAGAAHHDDLIYLFSMSYFRTPIKARSPPPPAPQDHLMVERMTAIWYTFAKHGNPNPRKGELPELCSLHWPAMKPEDRKYLKVDQQFSVHEKLHENRLRVWDELYPMQF